In one Campylobacter showae CSUNSWCD genomic region, the following are encoded:
- a CDS encoding type I restriction enzyme HsdR N-terminal domain-containing protein — translation MRQYYAHLLIERYGYSKNKIKFETPVIFAGKEKKDEKRTDIVVYNKDNDAKIDLIIEVKRPKIKDEKAIDSIEATSAFEQMQSYCRALQPKIGVIANGDNLLKFYEFPKTMKS, via the coding sequence ATTAGACAGTACTACGCACACCTCTTAATTGAGAGATATGGGTATTCTAAAAACAAAATAAAATTTGAAACCCCAGTTATTTTTGCAGGAAAAGAAAAAAAAGATGAAAAAAGAACAGATATTGTTGTTTATAACAAGGACAATGATGCTAAGATTGATTTAATCATTGAAGTAAAACGCCCTAAAATTAAAGATGAAAAAGCTATTGATAGTATAGAGGCTACTTCTGCATTTGAACAAATGCAATCTTATTGTCGTGCATTACAACCTAAAATAGGTGTGATCGCAAATGGTGATAATCTTTTAAAATTTTACGAATTTCCAAAAACGATGAAGAGCTAA
- a CDS encoding HsdM family class I SAM-dependent methyltransferase has translation MQVDRLQTETLKDIILKVEQRFGANDSSDKAFEEIFKLIFIKLYDEIKSSIDADTIALDIDRHNIALKDIDDSKFRTMEFRVREIDTLDDIQDKFNELFKKAKAKWNGVFPKNSVLDMGQATLKSCVKELQYVKLFNSNLEVVDEAFEHLVNKNQKGDMGQYFTPRYVIDMCVKMLNPKPDEKMIDTAAGSCGFPMHTIFYVWKQLNPEAPNLFTTRSRTSEELEYVVNNVFGIDFSEKSVRVGRMLNIIAGDGHTNVIELNTLDYSNWKKSYTSIEKWQEKYQAGFLKLSGMSSNSNTHDDKKRFHSFKFDILMANPPFAGDLDNKEQFKIYELGKNSKGKLQNKVGRDILFIERNLNFLKPGGRMAVVLPQGRFNNANDRYIRDYIAEKCRILAVVGLHENVFKPHTGTKTSVLFVQKWTDERCGYPNICPKPASDENGDIDYPIFFATMQEPSKDNSGNKIYVNENYVRWTSYEYETKVSYIRKSDKAEVTRSEYDLAKKKSDYKVKIETHKSLNEHKTSDNKELFIKDNFVAEFGELGLHRKWILKNVEFKDKAADSNEILSIEEFLNLDEHIRGNYKEIPIIGKNTKAPISLDEYNSLDKSIQKYYLVAEDIAEVTKRVKDTHGHIFVKHDLFNHDPNMQNPNPNNIYSKNGIAEAFIEFAKAQNLSFWSE, from the coding sequence ATGCAGGTTGATAGATTGCAGACCGAAACACTAAAAGATATTATTCTAAAGGTTGAACAACGATTTGGTGCAAACGATTCAAGCGATAAAGCATTTGAAGAGATTTTTAAGTTAATTTTTATCAAACTATATGACGAGATTAAATCCAGCATTGATGCAGATACGATAGCTCTTGATATAGATAGACACAATATTGCACTTAAAGATATTGATGATTCAAAATTTAGAACGATGGAATTTAGAGTTAGAGAGATTGATACGCTTGATGATATTCAAGATAAGTTTAACGAGTTATTTAAAAAAGCAAAGGCTAAATGGAATGGAGTATTCCCAAAAAATTCTGTCCTAGATATGGGTCAAGCTACTTTAAAATCTTGTGTAAAAGAATTGCAATATGTAAAACTTTTTAACTCTAATCTTGAGGTGGTCGATGAAGCATTCGAACATCTAGTAAATAAAAATCAAAAAGGTGATATGGGGCAGTATTTCACACCACGCTATGTAATTGATATGTGCGTAAAAATGTTAAATCCAAAGCCCGATGAAAAAATGATTGATACTGCGGCTGGAAGCTGTGGCTTTCCTATGCACACTATTTTTTATGTGTGGAAACAACTTAATCCAGAGGCACCTAATTTATTTACAACAAGAAGTAGAACATCAGAAGAGCTTGAATATGTCGTAAATAATGTATTCGGTATTGATTTTAGTGAAAAATCTGTTCGTGTTGGAAGAATGTTAAATATCATTGCTGGAGATGGACATACAAATGTGATTGAGCTTAACACGCTTGATTATTCAAATTGGAAAAAATCATACACAAGCATTGAGAAATGGCAAGAAAAATATCAAGCAGGATTTTTAAAGCTTTCTGGTATGAGTTCAAATTCAAATACACACGATGATAAGAAAAGGTTTCACTCTTTTAAATTTGATATTTTAATGGCAAATCCACCTTTTGCTGGTGATCTTGACAATAAAGAACAATTTAAAATTTATGAGCTAGGGAAGAATTCAAAAGGCAAATTACAAAACAAAGTAGGAAGAGACATTTTGTTTATAGAAAGAAATTTAAATTTTTTAAAACCTGGTGGGCGTATGGCAGTTGTCTTACCACAAGGTAGATTTAACAACGCCAATGATAGATATATCCGTGATTATATTGCAGAGAAATGTCGAATACTAGCGGTAGTTGGACTGCATGAAAACGTCTTTAAGCCGCATACTGGAACTAAAACCAGTGTGTTATTCGTGCAAAAATGGACTGATGAAAGGTGCGGTTATCCAAATATTTGTCCTAAACCAGCATCTGATGAAAATGGCGACATTGATTATCCTATATTTTTTGCTACTATGCAAGAACCTAGCAAAGACAACTCGGGAAATAAAATATATGTTAATGAAAATTATGTTAGATGGACTAGTTATGAGTATGAAACAAAAGTTTCTTATATTAGAAAATCCGACAAGGCTGAAGTTACACGAAGCGAATACGATCTAGCAAAGAAAAAATCGGATTATAAAGTAAAAATAGAAACTCATAAAAGCCTAAATGAACATAAAACTAGTGATAACAAAGAATTGTTTATCAAAGATAATTTTGTGGCAGAATTTGGAGAACTGGGCTTGCATAGAAAGTGGATACTTAAAAACGTTGAATTTAAAGATAAAGCTGCCGATAGCAATGAAATTTTAAGTATTGAAGAGTTTCTAAATTTAGATGAGCATATAAGAGGAAACTACAAAGAAATTCCTATTATTGGAAAAAATACCAAAGCACCTATATCACTAGATGAATATAACTCTTTAGACAAGTCAATTCAAAAATACTATCTTGTAGCCGAAGACATAGCAGAGGTTACTAAACGAGTTAAAGATACTCACGGACATATATTTGTAAAGCATGATTTATTTAACCATGACCCTAATATGCAAAATCCAAATCCAAACAATATTTATAGTAAAAATGGAATTGCAGAAGCATTTATAGAATTTGCAAAAGCCCAAAATCTAAGTTTTTGGAGTGAATGA
- a CDS encoding Type I restriction modification DNA specificity domain, putative — MNQILQAKYPNLEVSIFNYKKVKEHFIFGSDFNSNKKENALKILKSENKVSDYFELSNQNVSSLNEAAFVYDLTHSIENFMEEVKLSSSIQSNKKIAFAGDFVISRLRSYLKEMAVIQPKDYKQLLSTEYLVYRPKTDKISSNTLMVFALTRYVQSILNCSQYGTEHPRFYEFAFNELPLPDVLFKLNSKIEALMQKAYNLRESSNDLYNQAENELIRYLNIDTKQEIGDNIAIKPFLKSFGKTGRLDAEYYQSKHDKIIQKLGAFGTIGDKCTIYDKTYMPQDDKEYAYIELADIGKFGKIINAQKLIGSQLPSRARRLIKKGNILVSSIEGSLDSCALVDDKFDNALCSTGFYVIDSAYYNSETILILLKSKPIQSLLKKSCSGTILTSIRKEDFLNIALPFIDGSIQETIKEKVEKSFKLRNKSNLILDHAKQTVEIAIEQGENIATHYLEREIKALNIDI, encoded by the coding sequence ATGAATCAAATTCTACAAGCAAAATATCCAAATTTGGAAGTAAGTATATTTAACTATAAAAAAGTTAAAGAACATTTTATTTTTGGCTCAGATTTTAATAGCAATAAAAAGGAAAATGCACTTAAAATTTTAAAATCAGAAAACAAAGTAAGTGATTATTTTGAGCTATCGAACCAAAATGTTTCTTCGTTAAATGAGGCTGCTTTTGTTTATGACTTAACACATTCAATAGAAAATTTTATGGAAGAAGTAAAACTTTCATCAAGTATTCAAAGTAATAAAAAAATAGCATTTGCTGGAGATTTTGTTATTTCAAGATTACGTTCGTATCTTAAAGAAATGGCTGTAATACAGCCAAAAGATTACAAACAGCTGTTGTCAACAGAGTATCTAGTTTATCGTCCAAAAACAGATAAAATTTCAAGCAATACCCTAATGGTATTTGCATTAACCAGATATGTTCAATCTATTCTAAATTGCAGCCAATATGGAACAGAACACCCGAGATTTTACGAATTTGCCTTTAATGAGTTACCTTTGCCAGATGTTCTTTTTAAGTTAAATTCAAAAATTGAAGCTTTGATGCAAAAAGCATATAATTTACGTGAATCAAGCAATGATCTATATAATCAAGCAGAGAATGAATTGATAAGATACTTAAATATTGATACAAAACAAGAAATAGGTGATAATATTGCAATAAAACCTTTTTTAAAAAGCTTTGGAAAGACTGGCAGACTAGACGCTGAATATTATCAATCAAAACACGACAAAATAATACAAAAGCTTGGAGCATTTGGAACAATAGGGGATAAATGCACTATTTACGATAAAACATATATGCCACAAGATGATAAAGAGTACGCGTATATAGAATTAGCAGATATTGGTAAATTTGGCAAAATTATAAATGCCCAAAAGCTAATAGGCTCACAACTTCCATCTCGTGCAAGAAGGCTAATTAAAAAAGGTAATATTTTGGTTTCTTCTATTGAGGGGTCATTAGATAGCTGTGCGTTAGTAGATGACAAATTTGATAATGCTCTTTGTTCAACTGGCTTTTATGTTATAGATTCAGCATATTACAACAGTGAAACAATACTGATTCTTTTAAAATCAAAGCCCATTCAATCACTACTTAAAAAAAGTTGCTCAGGAACTATTTTAACAAGTATTAGAAAAGAGGACTTTTTAAATATTGCATTGCCTTTTATAGATGGCTCTATTCAAGAAACTATAAAGGAAAAAGTTGAAAAATCTTTTAAGCTTAGAAATAAAAGCAATCTAATTCTTGATCATGCAAAGCAAACAGTAGAAATAGCAATAGAGCAAGGTGAAAATATTGCCACACATTACCTAGAAAGAGAAATTAAGGCACTAAATATAGATATTTAA
- a CDS encoding AAA family ATPase: protein MFSFLISNKQYIFHTEPNLIEPRTDENDYSDKKKIIYYNAFTQDLFYWNNDTEPKLKIQPNSFTRWIFEEQGLDREVIDTFQFYVGKKLEPKFDAEFSEVSFSFIDDNASEDNIKISKGEESIFVWSIFYVLIKQVIDELNIAEVDNRSTHEFNDLEYIFIDDPVSSLDENNLIEIAVNLAERIKGSESDIKFIITTHNPLFYNVLYNGLKAYKFVLKNNEDGVYVLEEQENDSPFAYHLYLKAEIEKAIESNQIKKYHFNFLRNVLEKTSTFLGYKSWGDLLPDTPGSDSRPYESRLINISSHSKHSAEESTEPTDNDKRVLKFLMQEINSIYHFNSN from the coding sequence ATGTTCTCTTTTTTAATATCTAACAAACAATACATTTTTCATACAGAGCCAAATTTAATAGAACCAAGAACTGACGAAAATGACTACTCCGATAAAAAGAAAATTATTTATTACAATGCCTTTACGCAGGATTTATTTTATTGGAATAATGATACTGAGCCGAAATTAAAGATACAGCCAAATTCTTTTACTAGATGGATATTTGAAGAACAAGGATTAGATAGGGAAGTTATTGATACTTTTCAGTTTTATGTAGGCAAAAAGCTTGAACCTAAATTTGATGCAGAATTTTCAGAAGTTTCTTTTTCTTTTATAGATGACAATGCCTCCGAAGATAATATTAAAATTTCAAAAGGAGAAGAAAGTATTTTTGTTTGGAGTATTTTTTATGTATTAATAAAACAAGTAATAGATGAATTAAATATTGCTGAAGTAGACAACCGATCAACTCACGAATTTAATGATCTGGAATATATATTTATAGATGATCCAGTTAGTTCGCTGGACGAGAACAATCTAATAGAAATAGCTGTTAATTTAGCTGAGAGAATAAAAGGGAGCGAATCTGATATAAAATTTATCATTACTACGCATAATCCTCTATTTTATAATGTTTTGTACAATGGACTAAAAGCCTATAAATTTGTTTTAAAAAATAATGAAGACGGGGTATATGTTTTAGAAGAACAAGAAAACGATTCGCCCTTTGCTTATCATCTGTATTTAAAAGCCGAGATAGAAAAAGCCATTGAGAGCAATCAGATCAAGAAATATCATTTTAACTTTTTAAGAAATGTTTTGGAAAAGACTTCTACTTTTCTTGGTTATAAAAGCTGGGGCGATCTCTTGCCTGATACTCCTGGCAGTGATTCAAGGCCATATGAATCAAGATTGATTAATATTTCAAGCCATTCTAAGCATTCTGCTGAAGAAAGTACTGAGCCAACTGATAATGACAAAAGGGTGCTAAAATTTTTAATGCAGGAAATTAACTCCATATATCATTTTAATAGCAACTAG